Proteins co-encoded in one Metabacillus sp. KUDC1714 genomic window:
- a CDS encoding urease subunit gamma has translation MKLTAREQDKLMIVVAADLARRRQQRGLKLNYPEAIAIITYEVMEGARDGKSVSELMQYGRRILSREDVMEGIPEMIHDIQVEATFPDGTKLVTVHEPIQ, from the coding sequence ATGAAGCTGACAGCACGTGAGCAAGATAAGCTCATGATTGTCGTAGCGGCAGACTTAGCAAGAAGAAGACAGCAACGAGGACTTAAGTTAAATTATCCAGAAGCAATTGCAATTATTACCTATGAGGTAATGGAAGGAGCGAGAGATGGTAAATCTGTTTCTGAGCTGATGCAATATGGTAGAAGGATTTTATCACGAGAGGATGTAATGGAAGGAATACCTGAAATGATACATGATATCCAAGTTGAGGCAACCTTTCCAGATGGCACGAAGCTTGTGACGGTCCACGAACCCATTCAATAA
- the urtA gene encoding urea ABC transporter substrate-binding protein, with protein sequence MRKGFLVSLMMVFFLGACSSQTNKPAQETTSDSSSGTVEGDTVSVGILHSLSGTMAISEVSLRDAELMAIDEINAAGGVLGKQIEPIIEDGASDWPTFAEKARKLLQQDKVATIFGGWTSASRKAMLPVVEQNNGLLWYPVQYEGMEQSPNIFYTGATTNQQIVPAVDWMLETVGENIFLIGSDYVFPRTANKIVNAQLEANGGKVVAEEYTPLGHTDYNTIINKIKSAKPDVIFNTLNGDSNVAFFKQLQDAGITAKDIPVVSVSVAEEEIRGIGAKVLEGHYAAWNYYQTTDTPENKTFVENYKVKYGEDRVTGDPIEAAYIAVYLWAEAVEKAGSFDVGKVKEAADGVEFKAPEGVVKIDGETQHIYKTVRIGEVQADGQFKEVWNSGEQVKPDPYLKTYDWAEGLSQQAN encoded by the coding sequence ATGAGAAAAGGGTTTTTAGTATCACTGATGATGGTGTTTTTCCTTGGAGCGTGTTCGTCACAGACAAATAAACCAGCTCAAGAAACAACCTCAGATTCAAGTTCAGGCACCGTAGAAGGAGATACAGTTTCTGTTGGTATTCTCCATTCATTAAGTGGCACAATGGCAATAAGTGAGGTTTCCTTACGTGACGCAGAATTGATGGCTATTGATGAGATCAATGCTGCTGGTGGAGTACTTGGTAAGCAAATTGAACCTATTATTGAAGATGGTGCATCAGATTGGCCTACTTTTGCTGAAAAGGCTAGAAAACTTCTTCAACAGGATAAAGTAGCAACTATTTTTGGAGGGTGGACATCAGCTAGCCGTAAAGCAATGCTTCCCGTCGTTGAACAAAACAATGGTTTGCTCTGGTATCCTGTGCAGTATGAAGGGATGGAACAATCTCCAAACATCTTTTATACCGGAGCTACCACAAATCAACAAATAGTACCTGCAGTTGATTGGATGTTAGAAACCGTAGGTGAAAATATATTTTTGATTGGCTCTGATTATGTGTTTCCTCGTACAGCAAATAAAATTGTAAACGCACAGTTAGAAGCAAATGGCGGGAAGGTCGTTGCAGAGGAATACACACCTCTAGGACACACTGACTACAATACGATTATTAATAAAATCAAATCGGCTAAACCAGATGTAATCTTTAATACCTTAAATGGTGATAGTAATGTTGCGTTTTTTAAACAACTACAAGATGCAGGAATAACTGCTAAGGATATTCCAGTTGTATCTGTAAGTGTTGCAGAAGAAGAGATTAGGGGAATAGGGGCTAAGGTATTAGAAGGTCATTATGCTGCATGGAACTACTATCAAACAACTGACACACCAGAGAATAAGACTTTTGTAGAAAACTATAAAGTAAAATATGGTGAAGACCGTGTAACAGGCGACCCAATAGAAGCAGCTTATATTGCCGTTTATTTATGGGCGGAAGCTGTTGAAAAAGCAGGCTCTTTCGATGTTGGAAAAGTGAAGGAAGCAGCTGATGGTGTTGAGTTTAAGGCTCCAGAGGGAGTCGTTAAAATTGATGGTGAAACACAACATATTTATAAAACAGTTCGCATCGGTGAGGTGCAAGCTGATGGACAATTTAAAGAGGTATGGAACTCGGGTGAGCAGGTCAAACCAGATCCATATTTAAAAACATATGATTGGGCAGAAGGGTTAAGTCAACAAGCTAATTAA
- the urtD gene encoding urea ABC transporter ATP-binding protein UrtD gives MQPILSCRNVMVDFSGFKALQGVDLQVESGEILFLIGPNGAGKTTLLDVICGKTRSTDGEVIFEGNISLTKLPEQKIVHKGIVRKFQAPSIFLQLTPFENLEIAMKQKKKLFSIIFAKMSVSQKAKIDELLNKIGLYEVRDELAQSLSHGQKQWLEIGMQLIQEPKLLLLDEPIAGMSGEERNKTGELIEEIAKKCSVLIVEHDMDFVRKFSTKVVVMHEGKVLCEGAMQDIQENEEVKNVYLGRSG, from the coding sequence GTGCAACCGATTCTCTCGTGTCGTAATGTGATGGTTGATTTTTCTGGTTTTAAGGCACTCCAAGGCGTTGATTTACAAGTTGAAAGTGGAGAGATTTTATTTTTAATTGGACCTAATGGTGCAGGGAAAACAACACTCCTTGACGTCATATGTGGAAAAACAAGATCCACCGATGGTGAAGTGATTTTTGAAGGAAACATTTCACTAACAAAACTTCCTGAACAGAAAATTGTTCACAAAGGAATTGTGCGTAAATTTCAAGCTCCGAGTATTTTTTTACAATTAACACCTTTTGAAAATCTAGAAATTGCCATGAAGCAAAAAAAGAAATTGTTTTCAATCATATTTGCGAAAATGTCAGTTTCTCAAAAAGCGAAAATTGATGAGTTATTAAATAAAATTGGTTTATATGAAGTTCGTGATGAACTCGCACAATCGTTGTCACACGGTCAAAAACAATGGCTTGAAATTGGGATGCAGCTGATTCAAGAACCAAAACTCTTGCTTTTAGATGAGCCTATAGCGGGAATGTCAGGTGAAGAACGTAATAAAACAGGTGAATTGATCGAAGAAATTGCAAAAAAATGCTCGGTACTGATTGTGGAACATGATATGGATTTTGTAAGGAAGTTTTCGACAAAGGTTGTGGTGATGCATGAGGGGAAGGTGCTCTGTGAAGGAGCTATGCAGGATATTCAAGAAAACGAAGAAGTGAAGAACGTTTATTTAGGAAGGAGTGGATAA
- the urtB gene encoding urea ABC transporter permease subunit UrtB — protein MSIIVTQLFNGVSLGSILLLIALGLAITFGLMNIINMAHGEFIMMGAYTTYVLQQVFIQYLPKAAFGYYFILAIPLSFLVAALFGLLMEKTVVRFLYERPLDSLLATWGVSLILQQVARSIFGAPNVAVVAPEWLNGGLTLAGMTFPYKRLFIVALVLMCIFLLFLYLYKTPSGRRMKAVTLNRDMASCLGVSTRRVDSTAFAIGSGFAGIAGCSLTLIGSIGPTLGTSYIVDAFMIVILGGIGKLKGTIIAALMLGVLSTFVELSTSATFAKVIVFAFIIIFLQWKPTGLVGAKVRALD, from the coding sequence TTGTCGATAATCGTTACGCAACTATTTAATGGAGTTAGCCTCGGTTCCATCCTCTTGTTAATTGCTTTAGGTCTTGCAATTACATTTGGGCTTATGAATATTATCAACATGGCTCACGGAGAATTTATTATGATGGGAGCTTATACTACATATGTTCTTCAACAAGTATTTATTCAATATCTTCCTAAAGCAGCCTTTGGTTATTATTTTATCCTAGCAATTCCACTATCTTTTCTTGTAGCAGCATTATTTGGGTTATTAATGGAGAAGACAGTTGTTCGATTTTTATATGAACGCCCACTTGATAGCTTACTAGCAACATGGGGCGTGAGTTTAATCTTACAACAGGTTGCACGTTCGATCTTCGGTGCACCGAATGTTGCAGTTGTTGCTCCAGAATGGTTAAACGGCGGACTTACATTGGCAGGTATGACATTCCCTTACAAACGTCTTTTTATTGTTGCATTAGTGTTAATGTGTATTTTCTTATTATTTCTATATCTTTATAAAACTCCTTCGGGAAGACGGATGAAGGCTGTTACATTAAATCGTGATATGGCTTCTTGCTTAGGTGTCTCGACAAGAAGGGTTGATAGCACTGCATTCGCTATTGGTAGTGGCTTTGCAGGAATTGCAGGTTGTTCCTTAACATTGATCGGCTCTATCGGTCCTACATTAGGGACATCGTATATCGTTGATGCATTTATGATCGTTATATTAGGTGGTATCGGAAAATTAAAAGGAACTATTATTGCAGCACTAATGCTAGGAGTTTTAAGTACATTTGTTGAGTTATCTACAAGTGCAACATTTGCAAAGGTAATCGTTTTTGCATTTATTATCATTTTCTTACAATGGAAACCAACTGGCCTCGTAGGTGCAAAGGTGAGAGCTTTAGATTAA
- a CDS encoding AraC family transcriptional regulator encodes MTATKYQSCDYMKTKEFPFWIQRFHHDSLNIPPVHSHEFIELVYVVKGHAKHLFEGQSYTIKTNDVFIINPGEAHTFLIEKEQSLEIINCLFLPNLIQDSWLKELGVSQSMDYFYIHPFLDKNERFHHLLNLDGNYSIRFLHLLEGMMYEYNKENSCYSTLIRLQLVELLILLSRIYNERNSKSNTSHNIVNDTNILIQRICGYLSRNYDQKISIQTLCNLFNISPRHLNRLFKQETGQTVVEMVHNIRIEKAKQFLIESDEKVINVAMKVGYDDPAFFSRLFRRVVGCSPGKYKAAMGYSTINS; translated from the coding sequence ATGACGGCTACAAAATATCAATCTTGTGACTATATGAAAACAAAAGAATTTCCATTTTGGATCCAACGCTTCCATCACGATTCTTTAAACATTCCACCAGTTCACTCACATGAATTTATTGAATTAGTATATGTAGTAAAAGGTCATGCAAAACATTTATTTGAAGGACAATCATATACGATTAAAACGAATGACGTGTTTATTATAAATCCTGGCGAAGCCCACACCTTTCTGATTGAGAAAGAGCAGTCGTTAGAAATCATAAATTGTTTATTCCTGCCCAATTTAATTCAAGATTCATGGTTAAAAGAGCTTGGAGTATCACAGTCAATGGATTATTTTTATATACATCCTTTTTTAGATAAAAATGAACGGTTTCATCACCTTTTAAACTTGGATGGGAACTATTCGATTAGATTTTTACATTTATTAGAAGGAATGATGTACGAATACAACAAGGAGAATTCGTGCTACTCAACCTTAATACGACTACAATTAGTAGAATTGTTGATTCTATTATCGCGGATTTATAACGAAAGAAATTCGAAAAGCAATACTTCTCATAATATCGTAAATGACACTAATATACTGATTCAACGTATTTGTGGTTACTTATCAAGAAACTATGATCAAAAAATTTCCATTCAGACCCTTTGTAATCTTTTTAATATAAGCCCACGCCATTTAAATAGACTGTTCAAGCAAGAAACAGGACAGACAGTTGTGGAAATGGTTCACAATATAAGAATTGAAAAGGCCAAACAATTTCTTATCGAGTCTGACGAAAAAGTAATTAATGTTGCTATGAAGGTCGGTTATGACGATCCCGCTTTTTTTAGTAGGTTATTTCGAAGAGTTGTAGGCTGTTCTCCAGGTAAATATAAAGCAGCAATGGGGTATTCAACGATTAATAGCTAA
- a CDS encoding Gfo/Idh/MocA family protein, whose product MLKAAVVGVNHIGKIHCRYYQEHRDVQLVAVCDLNESLVKTVANECKVNAYTDLKTMLKDEEIDVISVATGGKENGSQHYEPAMLAIEAGIDVLVEKPLSNCIKEAREMVEYARLQNVRLGCNLNHRFVPAAHLAKEWIDKGDLGTLLFVNMKLTIGNPNESSPWIHLRALHPHSIDVMRYFAGDIRRVQAFMTKAPGRTVWSTASINLEFESGAVGHLTGSYDMDNNHPIENCEVAGNNGRLIIDNVYENLTFYPHKSSEMKVVRNSVLNGMSGFNETFKNRINSFISDIKRSVDPEYVAGSGLDALSAQEVIEAAIRSQNENGAVIEIPKLLGRKVM is encoded by the coding sequence TTGCTAAAAGCTGCTGTCGTAGGTGTAAATCATATCGGGAAAATCCATTGTCGCTATTATCAAGAACATAGGGATGTACAATTAGTAGCAGTTTGTGATCTTAATGAGTCATTAGTAAAAACTGTAGCTAACGAATGTAAAGTCAACGCTTATACGGATTTGAAAACGATGCTTAAAGATGAAGAGATTGATGTAATAAGTGTAGCTACTGGTGGAAAAGAAAATGGATCACAACATTATGAACCTGCTATGTTAGCAATAGAAGCTGGCATCGATGTATTAGTTGAGAAACCATTATCAAACTGCATAAAGGAAGCGAGGGAAATGGTCGAGTATGCTCGTTTACAAAATGTAAGGCTAGGATGCAATCTTAATCACCGTTTTGTACCTGCTGCTCATTTGGCGAAGGAGTGGATTGATAAAGGAGATCTTGGTACACTGCTTTTCGTAAATATGAAATTAACAATTGGTAACCCAAATGAATCAAGCCCTTGGATCCATTTAAGAGCACTTCATCCGCATTCGATTGACGTTATGCGTTATTTTGCTGGTGATATTCGCCGTGTTCAAGCGTTTATGACGAAAGCTCCTGGAAGAACTGTTTGGTCTACTGCTTCTATTAATCTAGAATTTGAATCAGGTGCTGTAGGTCACTTAACTGGTAGTTATGATATGGATAACAATCATCCGATTGAAAATTGTGAAGTGGCAGGAAATAATGGAAGATTGATTATTGATAACGTCTATGAAAATCTCACCTTTTATCCACATAAAAGTTCCGAAATGAAGGTTGTACGGAATTCAGTATTAAATGGAATGAGTGGCTTTAACGAAACATTTAAAAATAGAATTAATTCATTTATTAGTGATATTAAAAGATCAGTCGATCCAGAATATGTTGCTGGTTCAGGTTTGGATGCATTATCAGCTCAGGAAGTCATAGAGGCAGCGATTCGTTCTCAGAACGAAAACGGTGCTGTCATAGAAATACCAAAGTTATTGGGCAGAAAAGTAATGTAA
- a CDS encoding aminoglycoside adenylyltransferase domain-containing protein: MIVNDSQFTQYADVNELLEKILFDVKGILKNTFVGMYLHGSLALGDFDPNRSDIDYLVVTSESLSKEKISELESLHTRILLSELLWKTNFEGSYIDKTALRRYDPTNSIHPVIRSDGSFGLDRHGDEWVIQRYIIREKGIALAGPKPKMLIDPISSNDLRIAQKNTLKHWWAPQLEDSHRLNTSVYQAYAILTMCRALYTMQYGIVATKKDAACWTQEMFQVWSGLIEEAKAWQYGVNLDRIKESQDFIKFTIHKAQSC; this comes from the coding sequence TTGATCGTTAATGATTCACAGTTCACTCAGTATGCAGATGTTAATGAATTATTAGAAAAGATCTTATTTGATGTAAAAGGCATTTTAAAAAATACCTTTGTGGGAATGTATTTACATGGTTCACTTGCTCTTGGCGACTTTGATCCAAACAGGAGTGATATTGATTATCTAGTTGTGACATCAGAATCCCTTTCAAAAGAAAAAATATCTGAACTAGAGTCCTTACATACCCGTATATTATTGAGTGAATTGCTGTGGAAAACAAATTTTGAAGGCTCATATATAGATAAAACCGCACTACGTCGGTATGACCCAACAAATTCAATACATCCAGTCATTCGTTCAGATGGCTCATTTGGTTTAGACAGACATGGGGATGAATGGGTAATACAAAGATATATTATTAGAGAAAAAGGCATAGCGTTGGCTGGACCTAAACCGAAGATGCTGATTGACCCCATTTCTTCCAATGACTTACGAATTGCGCAAAAGAATACATTAAAACATTGGTGGGCACCACAGCTTGAAGATTCACATCGATTAAATACAAGTGTTTATCAAGCCTATGCAATTCTTACGATGTGTAGGGCTTTATATACGATGCAGTATGGTATTGTTGCAACAAAAAAAGATGCGGCATGTTGGACACAGGAAATGTTTCAAGTATGGAGTGGCTTGATAGAGGAAGCTAAAGCTTGGCAATATGGTGTCAATCTTGATCGCATTAAAGAATCACAGGATTTCATCAAGTTTACTATACATAAAGCTCAGTCATGTTAA
- a CDS encoding sulfatase family protein, producing MAKKTNVILFGIDSLRRDRMSAYGYNRLTTPHIDKFAEAGVLFENHFSPSIPTTPGYASMLTGMDCFGTDVVALRHNGPLGEHVKTLPEILLENGYNTTCVGFTGNPSARGFQKYLDYEAWQPDDSGRCPKAQNLNDVTIPELKRLAEEDQPFFLFLRHMDPHSPYLPPKPYERMFYDGNEFDPTNESLNEMKKFKPFADFLTSWLPEGLTDSNYVDAQYDGAIAYMDACIQNILTTVESLGIEEETMIIITSDHGETLNEHQCWYDHHSLYEHNLVVPLILKFPGKLPEGKRFSDITLIKDIMPTLLDLIDIETDISFDGRNLTSLITGEVEGFLQESDFYITECTWMRKHGWRTPEWKLIRALEPDFHFKPEIELYNIIKDPEELNNIADQEPQIVNLLLGRMDAYIAKRERETGRTNPMYTNLNWHGMERGPFETSQEAYDSMYIGSINTAQQLQEKEKEEHVENK from the coding sequence ATGGCAAAGAAAACAAATGTAATTCTTTTTGGTATTGATAGTCTTAGACGAGACCGGATGAGTGCGTATGGGTATAATCGTTTAACTACCCCACATATTGATAAATTTGCTGAAGCGGGTGTATTATTTGAAAATCATTTCAGTCCAAGTATCCCGACTACTCCTGGTTATGCTTCGATGCTTACAGGTATGGATTGCTTTGGTACAGATGTAGTAGCACTTAGACATAATGGTCCGTTAGGTGAACATGTAAAGACACTACCAGAAATCCTTTTAGAAAATGGCTATAACACAACATGTGTAGGGTTTACCGGAAACCCATCTGCACGTGGATTTCAAAAATACCTAGATTATGAAGCATGGCAGCCAGATGATTCCGGACGTTGTCCAAAGGCTCAAAATTTAAATGATGTAACAATTCCAGAATTAAAAAGACTTGCAGAAGAAGATCAACCATTTTTCTTATTCTTAAGACATATGGATCCACATTCACCGTACTTACCGCCAAAACCTTACGAAAGAATGTTTTATGATGGAAATGAATTTGATCCTACAAATGAATCGTTAAATGAGATGAAGAAATTTAAACCGTTTGCTGATTTCCTTACCTCATGGCTTCCAGAGGGCTTGACTGACTCTAATTATGTGGATGCACAGTATGATGGTGCGATTGCATATATGGATGCATGTATTCAAAACATCTTAACAACCGTTGAATCTCTTGGTATTGAGGAAGAGACGATGATTATTATAACTTCTGATCATGGTGAAACCTTGAATGAGCATCAATGTTGGTATGATCACCATAGTCTTTATGAACATAATTTAGTAGTTCCATTAATTTTAAAATTTCCTGGTAAACTACCAGAAGGAAAAAGGTTTTCAGATATCACTTTAATAAAAGATATTATGCCGACATTATTAGATCTTATCGACATTGAAACAGATATTTCGTTTGATGGACGAAATCTAACATCCCTAATAACAGGGGAAGTAGAAGGTTTTTTACAAGAGTCAGATTTTTATATTACAGAATGCACTTGGATGCGTAAGCATGGCTGGCGTACTCCTGAATGGAAGCTAATACGTGCACTTGAGCCTGATTTTCATTTTAAACCTGAAATTGAATTGTACAATATTATTAAAGATCCTGAAGAACTAAATAATATTGCAGATCAAGAACCGCAAATCGTTAATTTATTATTAGGTAGAATGGACGCTTATATAGCGAAACGTGAGCGTGAAACAGGTCGGACAAATCCAATGTACACGAATTTAAATTGGCATGGAATGGAACGAGGGCCATTCGAAACATCACAGGAAGCATATGATTCAATGTATATTGGATCAATAAATACTGCACAGCAACTACAGGAGAAGGAAAAAGAAGAACACGTAGAGAATAAATGA
- the urtE gene encoding urea ABC transporter ATP-binding subunit UrtE: MLLVSNLQAGYDETMILQNVHLELPKGKIVGLLGRNGVGKTTLVKALMGLLPVTNGTIRFEENEWKKERPEARARAGMAYVPQGREIFSDLSIRENLLLGMEALPKSLRSTSIPQEIFQWFPVLEEMIDRKGGDLSGGQQQQLAIARAIISNPKVLLLDEPMEGIQPSIVQLIQDVLVKISSEKEMSILLVEHNLDAVIACADQFYILDKGQMVMNGNCNEINEDDLQRHLAV; encoded by the coding sequence ATGCTTCTAGTATCAAATCTCCAAGCTGGATACGATGAAACCATGATTTTGCAAAATGTACATCTTGAACTACCTAAAGGAAAAATCGTTGGTCTTTTAGGACGAAATGGTGTTGGGAAAACAACACTTGTTAAAGCGCTAATGGGGCTTTTACCTGTTACTAACGGTACCATTCGATTTGAAGAAAACGAATGGAAGAAGGAAAGGCCAGAGGCTAGGGCAAGGGCAGGAATGGCCTATGTTCCTCAGGGAAGGGAGATTTTTTCAGATCTTTCGATAAGAGAAAACCTTTTACTAGGAATGGAAGCTCTTCCTAAATCACTGCGTTCAACGTCCATTCCTCAGGAGATTTTTCAATGGTTTCCTGTTTTAGAGGAAATGATTGACCGCAAAGGTGGGGATTTGAGTGGTGGTCAACAGCAGCAACTTGCGATTGCACGAGCGATAATCTCTAATCCGAAGGTTTTATTACTTGATGAACCGATGGAGGGCATTCAACCTTCAATCGTACAGCTTATCCAGGATGTTTTAGTGAAAATATCCAGTGAGAAAGAAATGTCGATTTTATTGGTTGAACATAATCTGGACGCAGTGATAGCTTGTGCAGATCAGTTTTATATTCTTGATAAAGGTCAAATGGTGATGAATGGTAACTGTAATGAAATTAATGAGGATGATCTTCAAAGGCATTTAGCAGTATAG
- the urtC gene encoding urea ABC transporter permease subunit UrtC — MLSDFRIGLLAKFLCFAIIAVGISLIWGFTGIMSLGHGVFFGLGAYCMAMYLKLEASTSGVPDFMEWNGITELPIIWTMFKNPIFAIGSAILLPFLIAWIIGYFTFKNRIKGVFFSLISQAVVVVTVTLFIGSQQITGGTSGLTNFFTVFHVPLADPGTKSFLYFLTVSLLAIVMGIALILTKTRFGRLLIAIRDGENRLRFLGYNPAVFKVFIYALSAAFAGIAGALFVLQVGIITPEMMGIIPSIEMVLWVAIGGRHSILGAAIGAILTNSAKSFLSETYPEFWTIFLGGLFLLVVLYLPNGLVGIVEKFKVRFFKKEKKEEEKGATDSLVS, encoded by the coding sequence ATGCTTTCGGATTTTCGAATTGGTTTGCTAGCTAAGTTTTTATGCTTTGCAATTATCGCTGTTGGGATCAGTCTAATATGGGGTTTTACTGGAATTATGAGTTTGGGGCATGGGGTCTTTTTTGGATTGGGTGCCTATTGTATGGCGATGTACTTAAAACTTGAGGCTTCTACTAGTGGAGTGCCAGATTTCATGGAGTGGAATGGAATTACAGAACTTCCTATTATATGGACTATGTTTAAAAATCCAATTTTCGCAATTGGTTCTGCTATTTTACTCCCATTTTTGATTGCGTGGATTATTGGTTACTTTACGTTTAAAAATCGAATTAAAGGAGTCTTCTTCTCCTTAATTTCACAAGCTGTTGTTGTCGTTACAGTCACATTATTTATTGGTAGCCAGCAAATTACAGGGGGAACTAGTGGTTTAACAAACTTTTTTACGGTATTTCATGTACCGTTAGCAGATCCAGGGACAAAAAGCTTTCTTTATTTCTTAACGGTAAGTTTATTAGCAATTGTTATGGGAATAGCTCTCATTTTAACAAAAACACGCTTTGGAAGATTGCTCATCGCGATTAGAGATGGGGAAAATCGTCTTCGATTTTTAGGCTATAACCCAGCCGTATTTAAAGTGTTTATATATGCATTATCAGCAGCCTTTGCCGGTATAGCTGGTGCACTGTTTGTATTGCAAGTTGGGATTATTACACCAGAAATGATGGGAATTATTCCTTCTATTGAAATGGTTTTATGGGTAGCGATTGGAGGAAGGCATTCAATCTTAGGTGCAGCAATTGGGGCGATCTTAACAAATAGCGCTAAAAGCTTTTTAAGCGAAACCTATCCTGAATTCTGGACGATCTTCTTGGGCGGATTATTTCTCTTAGTCGTTTTATATTTACCAAATGGTTTAGTTGGTATTGTTGAGAAGTTTAAGGTTCGCTTCTTCAAAAAAGAGAAAAAGGAGGAGGAAAAGGGTGCAACCGATTCTCTCGTGTCGTAA
- a CDS encoding sugar phosphate isomerase/epimerase family protein, with protein MIKLGVNSVLFKDFDFATAARQIALCGYDGVEISAIKGMCEHLELDRWKEQAPELRAIVEENGLEFLSMEVASLDEERLTKAFEAGAEIGIPIINVGPGGKSGDDGDLQQSIETLYRLSKKAETYGVTLCVKAHVGNAIYNTPTTLRAMNEISSKAFGIDMDPSHIYRGNENPEEELARVIERVQHIHIRDCKGRTKGPGDIQNQACGRGDIDLFAYCKAMVDANYSGPVCLEVIGANQHTLADVSIVAAESYGYLNACLKSLGAREANLAQKG; from the coding sequence ATGATTAAACTTGGTGTAAACTCTGTTTTATTTAAGGATTTTGATTTTGCAACTGCGGCAAGACAAATTGCATTATGTGGATATGATGGTGTCGAAATATCAGCTATTAAGGGTATGTGTGAGCATCTAGAGTTAGACCGTTGGAAGGAACAAGCACCTGAATTAAGGGCAATAGTTGAGGAGAATGGTCTTGAATTTCTTTCAATGGAAGTAGCATCACTTGATGAAGAGAGGTTGACAAAGGCTTTTGAAGCAGGAGCAGAAATTGGAATTCCAATCATAAACGTAGGTCCCGGTGGAAAATCAGGAGATGATGGTGACCTTCAACAATCTATTGAAACCCTTTATCGTTTATCGAAAAAAGCAGAGACATATGGGGTCACACTTTGTGTAAAAGCTCATGTAGGAAATGCGATCTATAATACACCAACAACATTGCGAGCAATGAATGAGATTTCCTCGAAGGCTTTTGGGATTGATATGGATCCGAGCCATATTTATCGAGGGAATGAAAATCCAGAAGAAGAGCTAGCTAGAGTGATCGAACGAGTACAACATATTCATATCCGAGATTGCAAAGGACGGACGAAGGGTCCAGGTGACATTCAAAATCAAGCATGTGGACGTGGTGATATTGATCTTTTCGCTTATTGCAAAGCAATGGTTGATGCTAATTATTCAGGTCCAGTTTGTTTGGAGGTAATCGGAGCAAACCAACACACGTTAGCGGACGTTTCCATTGTTGCAGCTGAAAGCTATGGATATTTAAATGCTTGCTTAAAGTCATTAGGTGCAAGAGAAGCAAATTTAGCTCAGAAAGGATAG